The genomic region GGGTCATTCGCGCCTATGAAAGCGCCGCCTCCCTGCCGCACCGGTCGGTCATTGTGCTGGGCCCCTTCATGCAATCGGATCGCCGCGCGGAATTCATCGCCCGTGTCGACCGGTTGCCGAAGGTTGAGGCCATCACCTTCGATGCCCATCTGGAAAGCCTGATGGTCAAGGCTTTGGCGGTCGTCGCGATGGGCGGGTACAATACATTCTGCGAAATCCTGTCCTTCGACAAGCGGGCGCTGATCGTCCCGCGCACGGAGCCGCGCCAGGAACAGCTGATCCGCGCCAGCCGGGCCGCCGAGCTTGGCTTGCTGACCATGCTGCGCGGCGACGCGGAACGCAAGGCGGATGTCATGGCAACGGCATTGCGCCATCTGCCGCAACAGAACCTGCCTTCGCACTCGGTCGTACCGGGGCTGCTCGACGGGCTGGAAAATGTGAACATCCTGACCCGGCGCGCCCTTGAGCATCAATCCCGCCCGTCCCTGGCCCGGCAGCGCGCGTGACATCGTGTCTGTTCTTTTCATTCTGAAAGGGTATCCCCGCCTTTCGGAAACCTTCATCGCCCAGGAAATCCGCGCCCTCGAACAGCGCGGAATCGAAATCGAAATCGCGTCCCTGCGACATCCCACCGATACGCAGACCCACCCCATTCATGACGAGATCGCCGCCGGCGTCCTGTACCTGCCGGAATATCTCCATGACGCGCCTGAACGCGTACAGGCGGCACGGTCGGCTGTGCGGCAAATGCCCGGCTACGCGGCTGCCTATGCCCGCTTTCGCGCGGATTTGCGGCGCGACCCGACCCGCAACAGGATACGGCGTTTCGGACAGGCCTGCATGCTGGCGCATGAACTGCCCGCCGGCATAACCCGGCTGCACGCGCATTTTCTGCATACGCCGGCTTCGGTTGCGCGGTATGCAGCCATGATGACGGGACTGCCCTGGAGCTGTTCCGCCCATGCCAAGGATATCTGGACGACGCCGGAATGGGAAATTCGGGAAAAACTGTCGGACCTGGACTGGCTGGTCACCTGTACCGCGGCGGGGACCGAATACCTTCGCGGGCTGGCGCCGGACCCCGGCGCGGTCTCTCTGGTCTATCATGGCCTCGATTTTTCGCGATTTCCACCGCCCGGCGCGGCGCGGCCGGCGCTTGACGGATCCGGCGCGCCCGTATCCA from Alphaproteobacteria bacterium harbors:
- a CDS encoding glycosyltransferase family 4 protein; its protein translation is MNPARPWPGSARDIVSVLFILKGYPRLSETFIAQEIRALEQRGIEIEIASLRHPTDTQTHPIHDEIAAGVLYLPEYLHDAPERVQAARSAVRQMPGYAAAYARFRADLRRDPTRNRIRRFGQACMLAHELPAGITRLHAHFLHTPASVARYAAMMTGLPWSCSAHAKDIWTTPEWEIREKLSDLDWLVTCTAAGTEYLRGLAPDPGAVSLVYHGLDFSRFPPPGAARPALDGSGAPVSILSVGRAVAKKGYDELLTALAGLPAEINWTFRHIGGGPLLPALQEQARQLSLANRIEWLGARSQDAVLAALRDADLFVLASKTTADGDRDGLPNVLMEAQSQGLAVVSTTVSGIPELVHHGVTGLLVPPGDPDATAGALEALIRDPALRRRLGDAGRHRVHACFSMDDGADFLAARFRHDKHSAAA